In Burkholderia sp. WP9, a genomic segment contains:
- a CDS encoding transporter codes for MRNTAVGLLFPVGVACAQELEPRTYSPSPVGTHFLVSSWSHLSGDVLTDSSLPISGVRAQFNLWSLAYVSTFGFLGHTASLGIALPFARGNVSGDVLDSATEVHRSGLGDMRLRFAFNLFGNPPLPPDAFAAHEAATAVGTSLTIIAPTGQYVGSRLVNIGTNRWSFKPEFGVSQTLGKWFVDGSAGVWFFTSNNEFFNGAQRTQAPLMTFQLHGGYTFRPGFWLAGDLGYTSGGRTSTNDVEAEDRQANVRYGVTVSAPIARGWSTKLALSHGLVTRAGGDFTSVTLTLQYRWFDR; via the coding sequence ACACCGCAGTTGGACTTCTGTTTCCGGTCGGCGTGGCGTGTGCTCAAGAACTCGAACCGCGCACCTATTCTCCGTCTCCAGTCGGCACGCATTTTCTGGTCTCATCGTGGTCGCATCTGTCTGGCGACGTCCTGACGGATTCGTCCTTGCCCATCTCGGGGGTACGTGCACAGTTCAATCTGTGGTCACTCGCCTATGTGTCGACGTTTGGCTTTCTCGGGCACACGGCATCGCTGGGGATAGCGCTGCCGTTCGCGCGCGGGAACGTCAGCGGAGATGTTCTCGATTCGGCAACAGAAGTCCATCGTTCTGGCCTGGGCGATATGCGGCTGCGCTTCGCCTTCAATCTGTTCGGCAACCCGCCATTGCCTCCGGATGCGTTTGCCGCGCATGAAGCCGCAACCGCGGTCGGGACCAGCTTGACGATCATCGCGCCCACGGGACAATACGTTGGGTCACGATTAGTCAACATCGGAACCAACCGATGGTCATTCAAGCCGGAGTTCGGCGTGTCGCAGACTCTTGGCAAGTGGTTCGTCGATGGGTCTGCGGGCGTATGGTTCTTTACGAGCAACAATGAGTTCTTTAACGGTGCGCAGCGAACTCAGGCCCCGCTGATGACTTTTCAATTGCACGGCGGCTACACGTTCCGCCCCGGGTTCTGGCTTGCCGGCGACCTCGGATACACCAGTGGCGGCCGGACCTCGACCAACGACGTGGAAGCGGAAGATCGACAGGCCAACGTGCGATACGGTGTGACGGTGTCCGCACCGATTGCGCGCGGATGGTCCACCAAGCTCGCGTTATCACATGGTCTTGTAACCCGTGCAGGTGGCGACTTTACGTCCGTTACCCTGACGCTGCAGTATCGATGGTTCGACCGATAA
- the hpnJ gene encoding hopanoid biosynthesis associated radical SAM protein HpnJ gives MKTLFLQAPSFDGFDGGAGSRFQTKREIRSFWYPTWLAQPAALIENSRVLDAQADGLSLEASLDIAQECDLVIIHTSTPSFPSDAQFAEHLKKRKPTIRVGMVGAKVAVDPHGSLTACDAIDFVCREEFDFTCRDIAQGLPFESILGLSYRLPDGAIMHNEARPILEDMDELPFVAPIYKRDLKTENYFSGYLKHPYVSIYTGRGCKSRCTFCLWPQTVGGHRYRTRSVENVLEEVKWIRDNMPEIKEIMFDDDTFTDLKPRAEEIARGLGKLGVTWSCNAKANVPYSTLKVMKENGLRLLLVGYESGDDQILVNVKKGLRTDMARRFTEDCRKLGIKIHGTFILGLPGETRETIQKTIQYAKEINPHTIQVSLAAPYPGTSLHKQAIENGWLQESKVINLVSSTGVQVSAIGYPHLSREEIYRGVEEFYKRFYFRPAKIWEIVREMLVSWEMMKRRLQEGVEFFRFLRAREA, from the coding sequence ATGAAAACACTGTTTTTGCAGGCACCTTCATTCGATGGCTTCGATGGTGGAGCGGGATCGCGTTTCCAGACGAAGCGCGAGATCCGTTCATTCTGGTATCCGACGTGGCTCGCCCAGCCCGCCGCGCTGATCGAGAATAGCCGCGTTCTGGATGCGCAAGCAGATGGGCTGTCGCTGGAGGCGTCGCTAGATATTGCTCAAGAGTGCGACCTCGTCATCATTCATACGAGCACACCTTCGTTTCCGAGCGACGCGCAATTCGCAGAGCACTTAAAGAAGCGCAAGCCCACGATACGGGTCGGGATGGTTGGCGCGAAAGTCGCCGTCGATCCGCATGGATCGCTTACGGCATGCGACGCTATCGACTTCGTGTGCCGGGAGGAATTCGACTTCACGTGTCGCGACATTGCGCAGGGTCTTCCGTTCGAGTCGATTCTCGGCCTGAGCTACCGTCTGCCCGACGGCGCAATCATGCACAACGAAGCCCGGCCCATTCTTGAAGATATGGACGAGTTGCCATTCGTTGCGCCCATCTACAAGCGCGACCTCAAAACAGAGAATTATTTCAGTGGCTACCTCAAGCATCCGTATGTTTCCATCTATACGGGTCGAGGTTGCAAATCGAGGTGCACCTTTTGCCTCTGGCCGCAAACGGTCGGAGGTCATCGCTATCGCACGCGGTCGGTCGAGAATGTTCTTGAAGAAGTGAAATGGATCAGGGACAACATGCCCGAAATCAAGGAGATCATGTTTGACGACGACACGTTTACCGATCTGAAACCGAGAGCCGAGGAAATCGCCCGTGGTCTTGGCAAGTTAGGTGTGACGTGGTCGTGCAACGCGAAAGCGAATGTGCCTTATTCCACCCTCAAGGTGATGAAGGAGAATGGCCTGCGGCTCCTGCTTGTCGGCTACGAATCAGGCGACGACCAGATTCTCGTGAATGTCAAAAAAGGCCTGCGAACCGATATGGCACGGCGCTTCACTGAAGATTGCCGTAAGCTCGGCATCAAGATCCACGGCACCTTCATTCTGGGGCTGCCGGGTGAAACGCGCGAGACGATCCAGAAAACCATCCAATACGCGAAAGAGATTAATCCGCACACGATCCAGGTGTCGCTTGCGGCGCCCTATCCGGGTACGAGCCTTCACAAGCAAGCAATCGAGAATGGCTGGCTGCAAGAGAGCAAGGTCATCAACCTCGTCAGTTCCACGGGGGTCCAGGTTTCAGCAATCGGCTATCCGCACTTGTCGCGCGAAGAGATCTATCGTGGCGTCGAGGAATTCTATAAACGCTTCTACTTCAGACCGGCAAAGATCTGGGAAATTGTCCGCGAGATGCTGGTCAGTTGGGAGATGATGAAACGGCGCTTGCAGGAAGGTGTGGAGTTCTTCAGATTTCTCAGGGCGCGCGAGGCTTAA
- a CDS encoding BON domain-containing protein yields the protein MKKTKALGLTIAALGAAVSMSAWSQTAQVASAPAVAQGSSAQAASGAAAPTGRKADRALRRKVYAAIGKYKEINAGDISVTTKDGAVTLNGTVAETAQIAKAEAIARSIPGVTSVSNKLTVKKPFGGM from the coding sequence ATGAAGAAAACCAAGGCACTCGGATTGACGATCGCCGCGTTAGGCGCTGCGGTGTCCATGAGCGCGTGGTCCCAGACCGCGCAGGTAGCCAGCGCACCAGCTGTTGCGCAAGGCTCGTCGGCGCAGGCGGCATCGGGTGCGGCCGCACCCACGGGGAGGAAAGCTGATCGCGCGCTGCGCCGGAAGGTGTACGCCGCCATCGGCAAATACAAGGAGATCAACGCCGGAGACATCAGTGTCACCACGAAGGACGGCGCGGTGACACTGAACGGCACAGTTGCGGAGACTGCTCAGATCGCCAAGGCCGAGGCGATCGCGAGAAGCATCCCAGGCGTGACGTCGGTGAGCAACAAGCTGACGGTCAAGAAACCGTTTGGCGGCATGTAA
- a CDS encoding porin, whose translation MKFKSSSLAVLIVFSAAAHAQSSVTLYGVLDAGLLYQSTSAASFQPNARNLGHVYQLKDGGIYSSFWGLKGSEDIGGGYKITFKLQGTFNTTNGKFGLSDTPGTTALFNQFATIGATGPFGTFDAGRQIIPMIYAMSETDVRGAQYFGSILTAWLGMNQAAGWPGTSTNAPIGALYDSNALVYSSPKFYGASLALEFAPGGNAGQFQGGTRESAVLKYSNYGLNLAAVYYNGHDTNPYPANYPTGPAVPATGLANNRFYYFGAMYTISGFSLSASYSVGKNPAKSTTYDFEMISGGLGYQFNPVFKVTSGYYYLKDRNNSANHSSEIAVGAEYSLSKATRAYAQVGYVNNKGTMNQTIVYGTPVAPGVSTTAAMVGIRHTF comes from the coding sequence ATGAAATTCAAGTCAAGCAGCCTGGCAGTGCTGATAGTTTTTTCAGCGGCCGCTCATGCCCAGTCGTCGGTCACGCTTTACGGCGTACTCGACGCCGGACTGCTGTATCAGAGCACCTCAGCCGCATCGTTTCAGCCGAACGCGCGTAACCTGGGGCATGTTTATCAACTCAAGGACGGCGGCATTTACTCCAGCTTCTGGGGGCTGAAGGGAAGCGAAGACATCGGCGGCGGATACAAAATCACGTTCAAGCTGCAAGGCACGTTCAACACCACCAACGGCAAGTTCGGGCTGTCCGACACGCCGGGGACGACCGCGCTCTTCAACCAGTTTGCGACGATTGGAGCAACGGGACCGTTCGGCACGTTCGACGCCGGCCGGCAGATCATCCCGATGATCTACGCGATGTCGGAAACGGACGTGCGCGGCGCGCAGTACTTTGGCAGCATCCTGACCGCCTGGCTGGGCATGAATCAGGCGGCCGGCTGGCCCGGCACCAGCACGAACGCTCCGATCGGTGCGCTGTATGACAGTAACGCGCTGGTCTACTCGTCGCCGAAATTCTATGGCGCGTCGCTCGCGCTCGAGTTCGCGCCGGGAGGCAACGCAGGGCAGTTCCAGGGCGGCACGCGAGAGTCGGCTGTGCTCAAGTATTCGAACTACGGTCTGAATCTGGCCGCGGTGTACTACAACGGGCACGACACCAATCCATACCCGGCCAATTACCCGACGGGTCCGGCCGTTCCGGCGACAGGCCTCGCCAATAACCGCTTCTATTATTTCGGCGCGATGTACACGATCAGCGGATTCTCGTTGTCCGCCTCGTACAGCGTCGGCAAGAATCCGGCGAAGAGCACCACCTACGACTTCGAGATGATTTCGGGCGGCCTTGGCTACCAGTTCAATCCGGTCTTCAAGGTGACGTCCGGCTACTACTATCTGAAGGACCGAAACAATTCGGCGAATCACTCGAGCGAAATCGCGGTGGGCGCGGAATACAGCTTGTCGAAGGCGACGAGGGCTTACGCGCAGGTCGGCTATGTGAACAACAAGGGAACCATGAACCAGACGATCGTCTATGGCACACCGGTCGCACCCGGCGTCTCGACCACGGCGGCGATGGTTGGCATCCGCCATACCTTCTGA
- a CDS encoding Rieske 2Fe-2S domain-containing protein: MSRQIPVGAVDELAPGQRKLAFVDGRSIVLFNIAGTVHAIDNACPHNSASLASGRLDGCVLSCPAHGLRFDLRTGRMPGAGGLSLTTFPVRATDGKLLVCLEDPLISTVQAPACDAAARHAPVSDAVTTQLHSSNKP; encoded by the coding sequence ATGTCACGTCAGATACCGGTTGGTGCGGTGGATGAACTCGCGCCAGGCCAGCGAAAACTGGCCTTCGTCGATGGCCGCAGCATTGTCCTGTTTAACATCGCTGGCACGGTCCACGCCATCGACAACGCGTGCCCCCACAACAGCGCTTCGCTCGCGAGCGGGCGTCTCGACGGATGCGTGCTGAGTTGCCCGGCGCACGGTTTGCGTTTCGACCTGCGCACCGGCCGCATGCCAGGCGCAGGCGGGTTGAGCCTGACGACCTTTCCGGTGCGTGCCACCGACGGAAAGCTGCTCGTTTGTCTCGAGGATCCGCTCATCAGTACCGTGCAGGCGCCGGCATGCGATGCCGCAGCGCGACACGCACCGGTATCCGACGCGGTGACAACCCAGCTTCATTCAAGCAACAAGCCATAA
- a CDS encoding alpha/beta hydrolase, with product MTPTILMVPGLRDHVAEHWQTLLERRLPKVASVPPLEQDKLSCAARVAALDAALAKVDGPVILVAHSAGVMITVHWARQHSRKIHGALLAAPADLETPLPAGYPAFDAIAQNGWLPIPRKPLPFPSIVGASRNDPLAQFERVEAMASNWGSRLVDLGEVGHLNPAAGFGEWPMAETLIKELE from the coding sequence ATGACACCAACCATCCTTATGGTGCCGGGCCTGCGCGACCACGTCGCCGAGCATTGGCAAACACTGCTGGAGCGCAGGCTGCCCAAGGTAGCCTCGGTGCCGCCGCTCGAGCAAGACAAGCTCAGTTGCGCGGCACGCGTCGCCGCGCTCGATGCTGCCCTCGCGAAAGTCGATGGCCCGGTGATCCTGGTCGCCCACAGCGCGGGCGTGATGATCACCGTGCATTGGGCCCGGCAACACAGCCGCAAGATTCACGGCGCACTGCTTGCCGCACCGGCCGACCTTGAGACGCCGCTGCCGGCAGGCTATCCGGCCTTCGATGCGATCGCTCAGAACGGCTGGCTGCCTATTCCACGAAAGCCGCTGCCGTTCCCGAGCATTGTCGGTGCGAGCCGCAACGACCCGCTTGCGCAGTTCGAACGTGTCGAAGCGATGGCGAGCAACTGGGGCAGTCGCCTCGTCGACCTTGGCGAAGTCGGTCACCTGAATCCGGCTGCGGGATTTGGCGAGTGGCCGATGGCGGAGACGTTGATCAAAGAACTTGAATAA
- a CDS encoding TauD/TfdA family dioxygenase — translation MQVDQLTYSIGAELIGVNLADAIHDDGLFAEIRAALLQHRVLFLRDQDISRAEHVAFARRFGELEDHPVAGSDPEHPGLVRIYKNPDQPNDRYENAWHADATWREAPQFGAVLRCVECPPVGGDTMWANMVLAYENLPDHIKTQIADLRARHSIEASFGAVMPIEKRLALKAQFPDAEHPVVRTHPETGEKVLFVNAFATHFTNYHTPARVRFGQDANPGAGDLLRYLISQACIPEYQVRWRWKPNSIAIWDNRSTQHYAVMDYPPCHRKMERAGIVGDKPY, via the coding sequence ATGCAAGTCGACCAATTGACGTACAGCATCGGCGCCGAACTGATCGGCGTGAATCTTGCCGACGCCATTCACGACGACGGTCTGTTCGCCGAGATCCGCGCGGCACTGCTCCAACACCGGGTGCTGTTCCTGCGCGATCAGGACATCTCGCGCGCCGAGCATGTTGCGTTTGCGCGGCGTTTCGGCGAACTGGAGGATCATCCCGTTGCCGGCAGCGATCCGGAGCATCCGGGCCTCGTGCGCATTTACAAGAACCCGGATCAGCCTAACGACCGCTATGAAAACGCGTGGCATGCGGACGCCACCTGGCGCGAGGCGCCGCAGTTCGGCGCTGTCCTGCGCTGCGTGGAGTGTCCGCCGGTCGGCGGCGACACGATGTGGGCAAACATGGTCCTCGCCTACGAGAACCTGCCCGATCACATCAAAACCCAGATTGCGGATTTGCGCGCCCGCCACAGCATCGAGGCGAGCTTTGGTGCCGTAATGCCGATCGAAAAACGTCTCGCGCTTAAGGCGCAATTTCCGGACGCGGAGCATCCCGTTGTTCGCACGCATCCGGAGACCGGCGAGAAGGTGTTGTTCGTGAACGCGTTCGCCACCCATTTCACCAATTACCACACGCCGGCGCGCGTGCGTTTCGGGCAGGACGCTAACCCGGGCGCGGGTGACCTGCTGCGCTACCTGATCAGCCAGGCCTGCATTCCCGAGTATCAAGTCCGCTGGCGCTGGAAACCTAACAGCATCGCGATCTGGGACAACCGCAGCACGCAGCACTATGCAGTGATGGACTACCCGCCGTGTCACCGCAAGATGGAGCGCGCCGGAATTGTCGGCGACAAGCCGTACTGA